AATGAATGGTACCGTTGGTCCAACGACCTTCGTAAGAACCCCGACATCGACATCCTTTTATCCATTGATGCCAGCAGCTTTCCACTGGGCACCGGTCCAAAACAACAGGAAATATGGCATAGCGGCTATTACCCGGTTGTGTGGACAAATAAAAAATACAGGATGATGTATGTAAACATGGGGCATAATGATATTGACTACGAACACAAGACCAATAAAACGTTGTCTTTTACCTTTGCCAATGAAGTGCAGAATAAACTAATTATTAACAGCCTGCTGTGGCTGGGTGGCCGGAAGTAAGGTAAAAGCTACGGGCCTCCGTGGTGGAAACCCGCATCTTTTTAATCTTATTTATACGTAATCCTTACAATGCGGTTGCTGGTCCTGAAATCATACCTTGTAAAACTTCCCACGGCCAACATAGATTTTTCTGCCGGCTGCTGCACAAATCTGTTGATGCCGCCACGTACGGCGTTTTCACCGAGAGAGATGCCGCCATTGGTATTATAGCCCGGATGAACCGACCCATCAGATTTCAGTACAATGAAGTTATTCCGGGACAGGTCATCAAATTGCTTAAAAGTTCCGCTGAGTACAATCTCTCCGCCCGGCATAATGCCAATAGCAAACACATTACCATCCGCACCTTTTGTTACTTTAAAAGAAGGATCTATGGCGCCATCTTCATTGATGCGTACTATATGCGGTGTTTTCTGTCCATTATAATTGTTGAATGCACCCACGATAAGATATTTACCATCAGGCTGGCGTTCAAAATTATAGATGGGCTGATCTGCACCAGATCCGGGATTAAAAGACGGATCAAGCGAGCCGTCAGTATTCAGGCGGGCCAACCGGTTTACCGGCTGTCCGTTGTATTTGGTGAAGTTGCCTGCAATCAGCAGCTTTCCATCCGGTAATAACAGGGAACGATTGATGCTGCCATTCGCCCCTTCTCTCCCCCGGTGATTCACCAGGTCATAATTGAAAGTGCTGTCAATACCGCCGTCAGCATCCAGCCGCACCATATTATTGACCATGATAGAATCCAGGTGAACAGAATCCAGTGTACCATCCACCGTTTTAAGATTAAAATCCGGCTGTACATAATAACGGAAAGCACCCACCGCAATTATTTTATTGTCCGGTTGCAGGTGCAAGGCCCCCACCTGCCCGGAAACGCCGCCCCGCAATACAGATACCGTCTGTTCCTTTTGCGATACCGGTAAGATGATCTTGTTTGTTTCCAGTGAGCCATTGTTGTACAACCGGGCAATACTGCTCACATAACCGGTGCCTTCGTAACTGCTAAAACCGCCTGCTACCAGGTACCTGCCATCAGGTAACGCTATGGCTGTACTCACAAAACTATTGCTCCCTTTATTTTTTCCATAGGTAAACGAGCCATCCAGCGTACCATCATGGTTGATGCGCGCCACCCTGTTTACACCACCATCTATGTTGGCATTATCGTAGTTGGTAAAATCACCAACGATCAGGTATTTATCATTTTCCACCGGAACAATATCATAGATAGCGCCGTTGGCCCCACGGGAACCGGGGTACAGCGTGTCCATCTCAAAAGTACCCTCCACGCGGAAAAACGGACCAAAGAAATATTGCTGGTCTACCTGCGCAGATACATTACCGGTAGCTGCCATCGCCGGGATCTTAACACGTATAGTCGTATCTGTTAGCGACAGCACCGTAGCTTTCACATTATTAAAAAGGATCGATAATTTATCTTTATTCGCCTCAAATCCTTTACCGGCAATCGTCACTTCATCATTCACGCTTCCCTTGCCCGGACTGATCCCGTCTTTATTGATGCTGATGGCAGGCACCACTGTTTCCTGGTAAGGATCTTTCCCGTTAGAGTTGACCGCCTCTTTTTTACAGGCGCCCATGCCAAGCAGGAGCACCAGGAGATAGGTATATTTTTTCATACTACTTGCATTAAAAGATTATCTGTTCTGAAGGTCCTGTTCGGCTATCGTCAAAAATTCATTCGGGCGAAACCCCAGCGTATGGCTGAGATTCAATACATGCAACACCCCATTGACAGGCAGGATATCTGAGGTGGCCACCGTCACTGCCGGGTTGTTGGTAAAGGTGGCAGGATCATAGGTGATATCCGTTAGCAGGATAATGCGTGCACCTACTGCTTCCACATTGTTATAGTTCTGATAGATCAGCCCGATGTTCAGGATATAGCCGTCATCCATCACATAGTTTATTCCCGGGTACGCATATACGTTAACAGGGTCTATCCGGGCAAAGCGTTTAGCAGGATATTTTCCCCTGATGATATATCGGGATAAGAATTTCCGCCATATGGTGGAATCTATATCAGCCAGGTGTACGCTGTCTTCTACAGTAATATACCGGTAGAAATTCAGGTCATCCATTGCCTCCTTAATACTTTGATCGGTTGGTGCAAAGAAGGTAACAGAATCATGTTGCAATGTTTCTTTTAAACCCGCCCTTTCTATCACATATGCTACCGTATCAAACAGGTAAGGATTATTTGCCAGGTAGTCATAGATGGTGCCATTGTAGTGGGGCTCTGCCAGTCCTCCATCTACATAATAATCTTTTTTACAGGCAGAAAATAATAATCCTGTTAACAGCAGGATGCCGGCCATGGGCAATAGCTTTCGCATAAAGTATATTTTTGCGGTTATTGGATCCAGTATTGATTTTTTGTTATCAGCGGATTATTCCTGACCGCGCCATCGTATATAGGCCAGGTCCAGGCGCCCTTATTAAACTGATCGGTTGTGAGATAGTTCTCTGTCAGGTTCTGATCTGTTACCCTGCCGGTACGCACCAGGTCGTACCACAGATGCCCTTCTCCCATCATTTCCTTTTCCCTTTCAGCAAAGATGGCATCCTGCAAAGCCTTATCGCCACCGCCTATATAGCTCCTGGCGCCGGCCCGCTCACGGATCATGTTCAGTAACTTCCTGGCGTCTGTATCCTGTTTCAGGTCTGCTAACGCTTCTGCTCTCAGCAACAACAGATCTGCATACCGGAAAAAGATAAAGTTGGCGTCGTAGTCCCTCGATGTAGGATCTGTTACCGCAGAAAATTTCAGGAACATAGCCGACTGCGGATTCTTAGTGCAATAAGGATCATCAAACCACAGCTCAAATCTTTTGTCGGGTTCTCCCGGAACATACAGGCGGTCAAGATGTTTCTTCATCGGCGTGATCTCACTGCCGAATCCACCATACACGTTTCCGGCACTATGAATGATCGGTTCATGCAAGGTCCACTGACAAATCAGTGAGTGGAACTTTTCGCCATAGTTGGCATCCAGTGATAGTTCAAAGATGCCTTCCTCAGAGCGGCCTTTAAAAATCGTCTGAAAAGTTTCTTTTGTATAAGGCAGCAATTCATAAACGCCCAGGTCCATCACTTCCTTTCCCAGGTCTGCTGCTGCCTGCCAGTATTGCTGTTTCTTTGCCTTATCAAAACCTGCCTGCCACATATTCATATGCGCCATTAAGGTCAATGCCGCGCCTTTTGTTCCACGTACAGCCCTGTTGGTAGGGTCTTCATAGGAAAGCGGCAGATCATCCAGACAATCTTTCAAATCCTGTTTGCATACATCCAGTACATTAATCATGTCCTCCCGTTTGCGGAGCTGGGTATCATAGGGGTCCAGCTGCAAGGGCACATCACCATACATCCTCACCATATAATAGTAGATGAAAGCCCTGACAAACCTGGCTTCCGCAGTCAATGCCTTTTTTTCCCTGGTACTGAAACTATTGTCTTCTATACCTGGTATCCTGTCTATACACAGGTTTGCAGCAGCGATAGCCCGGTAAAAACCGGACCAATCCTGCCCACCATCCGTTCCATCTCCCGAACCGGTGTTGAGCATCCTGTTCGTACCCAGTGCGCGTAGATTATCTTTTCCGAACCAGTTCCAGTTACCTGCGCGGAAATCGCCGGTATTGTACAGCGTGCCATCCAGGAATTTGCGGAGCAACAATGTATACACGCCGTTAATAGCTTTCTGTGCATCGCCTTTGGTTTTCCAGAAATCTTTCCCGGAAAGTGTGTCCAGCGGCTTTACTTCCAGAAACTTCTTACAGGCGCCAGCACCTGTAAAGAGGCATATTATAATCACTATCTTATACCATTTTTTCATCTGAAAATAATTTAGGTGTCATTAAAATTGTGCGCCGATACCAAACGTAAAACTGCTGGCTGCCGGATACCCGTTGATATCATCCCTTCCCAGTGAAGTAACCGTTTCCGGATTAGGACCGGTATAGTGTGATAACATCGCCACATTGTATGCGGTAAAGTAAGCACGCAGTACCCGCAGCTTTAACTTCTTCATAAAATCAAAATCGCGGAAAGCATAAGCCAGCGTTACCTGGTTAATTTTGAAGTAAGATCCATCTTCCTGGTACAGGCTCTGATCCAGGCGGTTGGGCGCTACCAGCAAATCATGATAGAAGGAACCAACGATAGCCGGATGTGTGGCATCATCACCGGGATTTCTCCAATAATCAATTTTGCTGATATCATATAAATTCACAGGTCCCTTTGCGGTGCCTTCGCTCTTCAGCAGGTCGGGATATTGTAAGCGCCAGATTCTCGCTGCTACTGCATTATTTAAAATACTTCGTTTGATCAGGTAAGAACAAAACACGCTCATCGAAAAATTGTGGTAGCTGAAAGTATTGTTAAACCCACCGGTCACCAATGGATCGGGATTACCCATGATCACATAGTCCGCAGCGCCCAGGTTATAATCTCCGTTGAGATCTTTCCAGATAGGATCACCACCCTGGAAATACTGGATACCCGGTCCGAGGAAAGCCTTGTAGCGTACACCTCTTACAGGATCTACCGGCACATCATCCGTGGTTTTATACACCCCCATGGTTTCATACATGAAATTGCTCAGCGGGTTTCTGCCCACTTTCAATGCCATAGACTGATAGGTATTCTCATCCTGTTGCAGGTAAAACTGTGAGCCACCGGGTAATGCGGTCAGTATACCTTTATTGAAAGCACCGTTGATGGTAACCGTCCATTGAAAACCTTTCAGGTTTGTATGCACAACCGGGCGTGCCGTAATAGAAAGTTCATGTCCGTAGTTCACCATGGCGCCACCATTGATCTGCATCTTTTTATACCCGGTAGCATCCGGCAGGAAATTATCGCGTACAATATTATAATTGCGCTTATAATAAGTATCGTAGATAATTTCCAGGCGGCTTTTGAATAAACCGAGATCCACGCCAAAGTTGAACTGCGACGACTTCTCCGGCTCCATAGCCGGGTTAGCCAATACATCAAAATTTGGTGCAATAGCCGTACTGTTGTTATAGTTATCATACCCCTGGTACACCCCCAATGAATTAAGGATGGTAGCGGTAGGGCGGCTGTTAACGCCATAGGTTACACGAACAGATCCATAGTCCAGCCAGCTGAGACTACGCATCAGGTTTTCTTTATTAAAATTCCACCTGAAGCCAACAGAAGGATTTTTCGTATAGGGGTTATTGATACCCGCAGCAGAGTTGCCGTCGAGCCGGTAAGCAAGATCCACACTGTATTTTGTGCGGAAATTATAAGACAGGAATCCGGCCCACGAAGCGGCATGATACACATAGGAAACCGGCGTACCATTTACGTTGATCCCATCCGGATCATTCCACGGATTACCGGGATAGAAACGGGGAGAATAACCACGCGGTCCCCAATAGAAATCATTAGGACCGTTACGTACATCCCGCACATGCTGATCATCTGATTTAATATTTATTTCGCTGAACACACTCGCATAGATATTATGTCCTTTTTCCACACTGCTGTGGTCACTGCTGTAATTATAATTCACCCCGTTGCGGGTGTTCAACTCATCATGCCGGCCCACATATCCATACAATCCCGTTTGGTTGTTATTGGAAAATGACTGGTTAAAACGATCTCTTGTATCCGTATAATAATCGTAGGAAGTAGTAGAGTTAATACGCAGGTTATTGACCAGCTCATAATCCACATCCAGGAAACCACGCACGTTAATGGTATTGTTATCATCCATATTGTTCTCATAGCCATCCAGTTTGGGATTCCCTACAAACTGCGAAGGGCCGGGCAGCAGGGAGGACGTAAAGGCATCTCCGGCACCGTTATCTGTTAAGCCGCCACCGCTGCCACGTTGCTTTTGTCCCAGTGCGCTAAACAATTGCGCACCAATACGCAACCGCTTATTTGGCTGCATGTTCAGCTGCATGTTCAGACTATACTTATTGAACCCGGTATTTTTCAATACACCCTGGTTCATCTGGTAAGCAAAGTTGGCTTTGTAATTCATCTTCATATTACCACCACTGATCTGCAGGTTATTATTGGTGTTGGTAGTTGTCTGATAAAATAATCCCTGCCAGTCGGTGGAGTTATTATAGAAGGTGTTGAGACTATCCGTCAGGAACTGGGATTCCGACAGCATCGACCGCGCTTCGTAATCATTCAGGCTATTCTTCAGGATAGAATTAATACGGTACCTCCGCTCCGCATTACCACCAATGGTAGCCCTCAGCTGTGGCGGAAAATTGACGAATACACTGCTGTTAATATCAATAACAGGCGTAGGGGAATTACCCCGTTTGGTGGTCACCACAATTACGCCGTTGGCGCCCCTGGAACCATACAACGAAGTGGCCTGCGCATCTTTCATCACTTCAATAGACTGCACATCTTCCGGGGGAATAAGCGCCAGTGGCCCCGTGGCAGCACCCGGCTGCAACATGGACTGGGATATGCCGCCATCAAAATCTACCGGCACATTATCTATTACCAGCAAGGGGTTGTTAGTAGCCAGGTACGCCTGATCACCACTACCGGAAACATTGAGCTGTGAAATTCCCCTGATGGAAATGGTACCACGGAAGCCGGGTGCACCGGAGTTATTCTGGATATTCAACCCTGCCACTTTCCCCTGCAACAGCTCCTGTATATTTGACACCGGTACATCCTGTAGATCTTTTCCGGAAATAACAGCTACCGAACCCGATACCGTTTCTTTGGTACGCTTCTGATAACCCACTACCACTGCTTCTTTCAGTGATTTATTTTCGGAAGTAAGGGAAATATTCAGGATGGCTTTCCCCGCCTTCACCGTTTCAAAGCGATAGCCGATATAACGGAATTGTATCGCTTTATCCACTTCCGTGTTAATACTGAAATGTCCCTGCGGGTCTGTTACACCCAGGCCCTTATTACCTTTCACGTCAATGATCGTTACGCCGGGAATACCTTCGTGCGTAACGGCATCCGTCACACGCCCTTTTACGGTGATATTATTCTGCGCAAAAACAGCATGGCCGGCACCTGTAAACAACAGGATGAAGATGACCAGCTTTATGATGTACCGTTTGTTCATGGCACCAGATTTTAATTTTTTTCGGGAATACAATACCTGATTAATCATTCGCAAACCGCGGATTTGTCTTACACTTAAAGATCACCTCCCAGCTGCCCGGTTCGAAAATGGCAAAGCCCAGGCTGATAGCAGCCTGTGTCCGCAGCCCGAAGGCTACCCTTTCATACATAAAAGAGATGGCTGCTTTTTCGTCACCACCGGCTACATCAGCCAGTACAGGAAAAGGATTGGGGATATCAAAAGATACCACCGTACTATCTTCCGACATCTTCCTGTTGAAACCGAAATAGATCTTTCCATCTACCGTATTACTTCTGTAAGTGAGGCTATCCCATTTCATCAGATTAAACAGGGATAATTTCAGCGGCAAGGAATCTTTATCAAAAAATTTAAAAGAAACCGTATTACCGGGAATGGTTGTTTTCCGGAAATACACATTGATATCTTCCCGTTTCACTTCGTTATTCAGGTCATCTCTCACCCCAATTATCTCAGGATGGATAACACCACCGTCTTTCTCTTCCTTCTGTTCACCGGTATCATCCCAGAACTCATAAGGATCGTATGGGCGTGGACGCCGGAGATCCAGTTTTCTTTTCTGAAAAAGTTTTTGTCCGCCATTATTCTTCACCAGTATATCGAATGTGTAGATCCCTGGTTTTATTTTTGAAGAATCGGTATTCCAGAAGATCAGGTCACCGGAATGTTCCCGGATATCGAGTACCGGTCTTTTTTCGGGTTCGCGTTTCGCATATATCTCTTCAATACTTTTTTCTGTACCGCTATAGTATTTTTTCCATTGCCAGGTATTTACCTGTTCCAGCAATTCCGGTGCAGGTGAGCCATCTGCGTGTTGAATATTTTGTATTTCAAAAGTCAGCGGCTGTGTGGAATAGTCGGGGTTAAAGTTGGCAATGAATACATTAGTG
The Chitinophaga sp. MM2321 DNA segment above includes these coding regions:
- a CDS encoding IPT/TIG domain-containing protein; translated protein: MKKYTYLLVLLLGMGACKKEAVNSNGKDPYQETVVPAISINKDGISPGKGSVNDEVTIAGKGFEANKDKLSILFNNVKATVLSLTDTTIRVKIPAMAATGNVSAQVDQQYFFGPFFRVEGTFEMDTLYPGSRGANGAIYDIVPVENDKYLIVGDFTNYDNANIDGGVNRVARINHDGTLDGSFTYGKNKGSNSFVSTAIALPDGRYLVAGGFSSYEGTGYVSSIARLYNNGSLETNKIILPVSQKEQTVSVLRGGVSGQVGALHLQPDNKIIAVGAFRYYVQPDFNLKTVDGTLDSVHLDSIMVNNMVRLDADGGIDSTFNYDLVNHRGREGANGSINRSLLLPDGKLLIAGNFTKYNGQPVNRLARLNTDGSLDPSFNPGSGADQPIYNFERQPDGKYLIVGAFNNYNGQKTPHIVRINEDGAIDPSFKVTKGADGNVFAIGIMPGGEIVLSGTFKQFDDLSRNNFIVLKSDGSVHPGYNTNGGISLGENAVRGGINRFVQQPAEKSMLAVGSFTRYDFRTSNRIVRITYK
- a CDS encoding fasciclin domain-containing protein, with product MRKLLPMAGILLLTGLLFSACKKDYYVDGGLAEPHYNGTIYDYLANNPYLFDTVAYVIERAGLKETLQHDSVTFFAPTDQSIKEAMDDLNFYRYITVEDSVHLADIDSTIWRKFLSRYIIRGKYPAKRFARIDPVNVYAYPGINYVMDDGYILNIGLIYQNYNNVEAVGARIILLTDITYDPATFTNNPAVTVATSDILPVNGVLHVLNLSHTLGFRPNEFLTIAEQDLQNR
- a CDS encoding RagB/SusD family nutrient uptake outer membrane protein yields the protein MKKWYKIVIIICLFTGAGACKKFLEVKPLDTLSGKDFWKTKGDAQKAINGVYTLLLRKFLDGTLYNTGDFRAGNWNWFGKDNLRALGTNRMLNTGSGDGTDGGQDWSGFYRAIAAANLCIDRIPGIEDNSFSTREKKALTAEARFVRAFIYYYMVRMYGDVPLQLDPYDTQLRKREDMINVLDVCKQDLKDCLDDLPLSYEDPTNRAVRGTKGAALTLMAHMNMWQAGFDKAKKQQYWQAAADLGKEVMDLGVYELLPYTKETFQTIFKGRSEEGIFELSLDANYGEKFHSLICQWTLHEPIIHSAGNVYGGFGSEITPMKKHLDRLYVPGEPDKRFELWFDDPYCTKNPQSAMFLKFSAVTDPTSRDYDANFIFFRYADLLLLRAEALADLKQDTDARKLLNMIRERAGARSYIGGGDKALQDAIFAEREKEMMGEGHLWYDLVRTGRVTDQNLTENYLTTDQFNKGAWTWPIYDGAVRNNPLITKNQYWIQ
- a CDS encoding SusC/RagA family TonB-linked outer membrane protein translates to MNKRYIIKLVIFILLFTGAGHAVFAQNNITVKGRVTDAVTHEGIPGVTIIDVKGNKGLGVTDPQGHFSINTEVDKAIQFRYIGYRFETVKAGKAILNISLTSENKSLKEAVVVGYQKRTKETVSGSVAVISGKDLQDVPVSNIQELLQGKVAGLNIQNNSGAPGFRGTISIRGISQLNVSGSGDQAYLATNNPLLVIDNVPVDFDGGISQSMLQPGAATGPLALIPPEDVQSIEVMKDAQATSLYGSRGANGVIVVTTKRGNSPTPVIDINSSVFVNFPPQLRATIGGNAERRYRINSILKNSLNDYEARSMLSESQFLTDSLNTFYNNSTDWQGLFYQTTTNTNNNLQISGGNMKMNYKANFAYQMNQGVLKNTGFNKYSLNMQLNMQPNKRLRIGAQLFSALGQKQRGSGGGLTDNGAGDAFTSSLLPGPSQFVGNPKLDGYENNMDDNNTINVRGFLDVDYELVNNLRINSTTSYDYYTDTRDRFNQSFSNNNQTGLYGYVGRHDELNTRNGVNYNYSSDHSSVEKGHNIYASVFSEINIKSDDQHVRDVRNGPNDFYWGPRGYSPRFYPGNPWNDPDGINVNGTPVSYVYHAASWAGFLSYNFRTKYSVDLAYRLDGNSAAGINNPYTKNPSVGFRWNFNKENLMRSLSWLDYGSVRVTYGVNSRPTATILNSLGVYQGYDNYNNSTAIAPNFDVLANPAMEPEKSSQFNFGVDLGLFKSRLEIIYDTYYKRNYNIVRDNFLPDATGYKKMQINGGAMVNYGHELSITARPVVHTNLKGFQWTVTINGAFNKGILTALPGGSQFYLQQDENTYQSMALKVGRNPLSNFMYETMGVYKTTDDVPVDPVRGVRYKAFLGPGIQYFQGGDPIWKDLNGDYNLGAADYVIMGNPDPLVTGGFNNTFSYHNFSMSVFCSYLIKRSILNNAVAARIWRLQYPDLLKSEGTAKGPVNLYDISKIDYWRNPGDDATHPAIVGSFYHDLLVAPNRLDQSLYQEDGSYFKINQVTLAYAFRDFDFMKKLKLRVLRAYFTAYNVAMLSHYTGPNPETVTSLGRDDINGYPAASSFTFGIGAQF
- a CDS encoding DUF5007 domain-containing protein, translating into MNRKAYKYLVFVMLALAVVLSGCYKELLPKEKDHFSDNAAFDKDTYLANIGRTNVFIANFNPDYSTQPLTFEIQNIQHADGSPAPELLEQVNTWQWKKYYSGTEKSIEEIYAKREPEKRPVLDIREHSGDLIFWNTDSSKIKPGIYTFDILVKNNGGQKLFQKRKLDLRRPRPYDPYEFWDDTGEQKEEKDGGVIHPEIIGVRDDLNNEVKREDINVYFRKTTIPGNTVSFKFFDKDSLPLKLSLFNLMKWDSLTYRSNTVDGKIYFGFNRKMSEDSTVVSFDIPNPFPVLADVAGGDEKAAISFMYERVAFGLRTQAAISLGFAIFEPGSWEVIFKCKTNPRFAND